The DNA window TCAGGTCGGGGGTGTAATGGAAGGTCAGGTAACGTTCAAATACCGATTCGTCCACGGCCTCGGGGGCGATATGCTCCTCAGCCATCGCCCGGATGCAGGCAGTGATCTCCTCTCTGCCGCTCTTCCCGACCGCGACCGTCACCGCGATCCCCTTTCCGCTCTGCTCTTCATGCACCCCGCAGTGGAGGGTCAGTGCTGCGATCGAACTGATCCTCCGGATCGCCGGCAGCAGGGGATCCATCGATGAGGGATCCTTTGTCGAGATATGGAAGATCACCCCTTTGATCCCCATCTCAACAGACCAGGTCACACAGTCATAGAGTTTGTCCGGGGCCTCGCGGAGATCCTTCTCATCGACCATGATGCAGATCTGCTCGGGAAGGACCGTGATCTGCCGGGCCAGGTGCCGGGCGTAGAGCCAGTAGATCATGCGGCCCACTCCAGCACCGACGAAAGGTCTCTGGTGTTCAGCAGGTCTGCCGGCCGGCACCATCCGCGGCGGGCCATCAAAAGCCCGTAGGACATGTTCTCCAGTTCAGAACGCGCATGCGCATCGCTGCCGAGAGAGATGACGATCCCCCCATCACGGGCTTCTCTGACTGCGGTGTCGTCCATGTCCAACCTGAATGGGGAAGCATTGATCTCCAGGGCGGTCCGGTGGAGAGCGGCGGCCTCGATCACCCGGTGCAGGTCGACCGCGTACGGATCCCGCTGCCCGAGTACCCGCCCGGTCGGATGGCCGATGATATCCACATGTTCGTTCTCGATCGCACCGATGATCCGCCGGGTTATCTGGTCTTCCTCCTGATGAAACCCGGAATGGATCGAGGCTACCACCAGGTCCAGGTCCTGCAGTGTCCGGTCGGGGAGGCCGAGCGACCCGTTGGAGAGGATGTCCACCTCGATCCCGGCCAGCACCTGGCAGGATGAAGTGCGGTTCACCATCTCGATCTCGTGTTGCTGATCTCTAACCTCTGCAGCAGAGAGACCGTGAGCGATCCCCAGTGAGGCCGAGTGGTCAGAACAGATGATGTACTGATACCCCCGTTCCTCTCCGGCGGTGGCCAGCTCAGCAATCGTCATCGAGCCGTCAGACCAGCGGGAGTGAACATGCAGATCTCCCTGGAGGTCGTCCGCCATCACGAGGGTGGGCAGCGTGTGTTCCCGGGCTGCCTCCACCTCGCCCCGGTCCTCCCTGAGTTCCGGCGGAACGGGATCCATTCCGAGCATCGAGAAGATCTCCTCCTCGGTCGCCGCCGTTCTGTGTGCACCGGTCGTCCGCTCCTCGACCCCGTACTCGTTCAGCCGCCAACCGGCAGAGAGTGCGATCTCGCGGAGTTTGATGTTGAAGTCCTTCGACCCGGTCAGGTAGAGGAGCATCGGGCCGCACTGGTCCGGGGTACAGAACCTGACATCGACCCGCTGCCCCATGACCCGGATCGAGGTTCGCTTTTCACCCTGATCGATCACCTCGTCTGCCAGGGAGACCAGCCGCGAGTTCACCTCGGCCGGCGCTTCGGTGGAGACGATGTCGATATCCCCGATCGTGGCCCTCCCTCGCCGATACGATCCTGCGATCGTGTAGGTCCCTTCAACCAGCAGAGCCGTCACCTCTCTGAGCACAGCCTCTGCAGCAACTCTGGTCATCCGCCCGGTCGACCGCCGGTGGCGTGCGATCGCCTTCACCAGTTCCTCCTCCTTCTTCGCCCCGAACCCCTTCAGGGTGCTGACCTGGTGGGCCAGGGCGGCCTTCTCCAGGTCTTCGATCGTCGAGATCCCGAGTTCATGCCAGAGCCGGTGGACGGTCTTCGGCCCCACCTGATCCAGTTCGAGGAGGGCGATCACCGAAGCCGGGATCGACTGCTGCAGGTCCTGAAGCAGGCTGCTCTCTTCGCCGGCGCAGAGTTCCCTGATCTGGGCCGCGGTGTGCGGCCCGATCCCCGGGACCGCCAGCACCTGTTCGGGCGCCATGCTACAGACCGGCTCCCCAAGCCCTTCGATCGCCATGGCAGCCCGTTGGAATGCCCTGACCCGGAACGGGTCCTCTCCTCTGATCTCAAGCAGCTGGCTGATGAACCGGATCGTATCGGCCGCCTGCCTGTTGGTACACCCCATATATAACTTACGTAATCGGTTTTCTTTCCATAAGAGTATTCCCGGCAGGCTGAACCGACAACCAAATCCATAACCGTCCGGGAGACGTAACCTCTTGTACATGGAGAGGAGCTGCGAAGAGGACCTGCTTGAGGCGGTGCTCTGTCTTGGGGCCGGGGATGGTGCAGCCCTTGGTCCGCTGGCTTCCCGCCTCCACCTCACCCCCCAACGACTGCTCCCGTTGATTGATGATGCGGTCAGGGCCGGCACCCTGACCCGGTCGGAGGGTCTGATCGGCCTGACCGAAGAGGGACGGGAGATCGCTGTTCGGATCGATCGCCGGCACCGGACCCTGCAGTGTTTCCTGACCGAGATGCTCGGCATGGATCCCTCTTCGGCATCGGACGAGGCCTGCCAGATCGAGCATCAGATCTCGGACGAGACGATCTCCCGCCTCGGCACCTACATGGCCCGTCCGGGTGGAAATCCGGAATGCCCGAGGCGCTGCAGCAGCCGGAAACCCGCGGTCAGGACGCTGCAGTCCTTTGACGAGGGGACGGTTCTCCGGGTCAGCACGATCCGGCAGTGGGGTCATTACACCCGGCTGCTCGATCTCGGGATCCTTCCGGGCGAGGAGATCAGTATCCGGAGGAAACTGAGTAATGGGGCCGTCGTAGTCAGGGTGAAGGGGTGTGACATCGCCCTCAGCCCGGAGATTGCCACCTCGATATCGGTGGAGCGGGTAACATGAAAGCAGCCCTGATCGGGAACCCCGGGGTCGGCAAGTCGCTGATCTTCATGCAGTTGACCGGGCTCGGGGTCGAGGTCGGGAACATGCCCGGTTCGTCGATAGAACTGATGTCCGGCACGGTCTGCGTGGACCGGGACCAGAAGGAGTGGCTCGACCTCGTCGACATGCCTGGCCTCTACTCGCTCGATGGGCAGGGGGAGAAGGAGGTTCTGGTCAGGCGTGTGCTTGAGGAGCCTGAGGTCGACGCCCTGATCGTGGTGCTGGACGCCACCCGGTTCGAACGGAACCTGTACCTGCTGCTGCAGATCGCTGAGTACCGGATTCCGATGATCGTCGTTGTGAACCTGACCGACGAGGCGATCAAGGAGGGGGTCTCAATCGACACCGACGCCCTCGCCACCCTCCTCGGCGTCCCGGTGATTGGAGCCGCCGCTGCTCTCGGAACCGGGATCGACCAGATCGTCCCGGCCGTGATGAAGTCGGCGAAGGTATCGACGATCGAGGTCCCCTATGACCACCAGGTCGAGGCGGCCCTCCGTTCGTTCCAGAAGACGATGGGGATCGGACGGCGGGTGGGGCTGCAGGCGATGCAGGGGATCAGCCCGGACCCTGAGATGCTCGAGGTGACCGCGATGGTCGTAGAGGAGATCGAGAACCGGCACCGGATGTCGGTGAACCAGATCATCGCGACCAACCGGCACAACTATGCTCATTCGCTCTCTGGACGGGTTCTCTCCACCGGGACCCATCACCGCCGGTTCGACCTGGACCGACTTCTTACCCGACAGTTCCCGGGGATCCCGATCCTGGTCGGGGTGATCCTCTCGATGCTGTTGATCGTCTTTGCGATCGGCGCCCGCCTCGAGGATCTGATCGTCTGGGGGTTTACGACATACCTGATGACCCCGATCCAGGGTCTCGTCCTCCCGCCCCTTGTTGCACAACTGGCCTACTCGGTGGTGCTCGCCCTCGAATCGGGGTTCGGGATCGCCTTTCCGTACATCTTCACCTTCTATATCCTCCTCTCGATCCTCGAGGACTCGGGGTACATGACCCGGGCCGCTTTCCTCGCCGACCGTGCGATGCACCGGCTCGGGATGCACGGTGAGGCGATCATCCCGCTGGTACTCGGGTTCGGCTGCAATGTCCCGGCCGTGATGGGGACAAGGCTCCTCTCCTCGCGCAGAGAACGGGTCATCGCGGCCTTTCTGATCACGATGGTCCCCTGCTCTGCACGCACCGTCGTCATTTCTGGTATCGTCGCCAAGTTCGTCGGGGTTCTACCGGCGCTGAGCATCTACCTGATCGTGCTGGTGCTGATCCTGCTCACCGGGGTGATCCTCTCCCGGGTCACCCCCGGGCCGCAGTACGGGATGATCCTGGAGATGACCCCCCTTCGCCGGCCCAAGGCCGGGATGGTGCTCCGGAAGTCCTGGCTTCGGATACAGGAGTTCCTGGTGATCGCGATGCCGCTGCTGCTCATATCCTCGGTGATCCTCGGGCTTCTCGGGTTCTACGGGGTGATCGCTATGTTCCAGCAGGCCGCCATCCCGATCTCCGAAGGGCTGCTCGGTCTCCCGAGCTACGCATCGACGGCGCTTCTCTTCGGGATCCTCCGGAAGGAGATGGCCTTTGAGACCCTGACGGTGCTGGCCGGGACCGCCGACCTGATCACCGTGATGACAAAACTGCAGCTCTATATCTTCGCCCTGGTCTCCACCCTCTTTGTCCCCTGCATCTCCACCATCGCGGTGCTGAACCGGGAACTCGGGGCGAAGGTGGCCGGGCTGATCACCGTCTATACGGTGCTGCTCGGCCTCGGGATCGGAGCACTTATACACCTGCTGATGGCATGATTCAGTACTCGATATGTACACGTTCCAGACTGGCATCCCCCTGATCGATGAAGTGGCCGGCGGTCTCCCCCAGGGATCGAATCTGCTGATCCTCGGTCCCCCCCTGACAGAGTTGGCCAGGATTGGGTACCTGCTCGCCTGTCCGCGGCCGGGCGATTATACGCTGCTGGTCACCACCGATGACGATTACCTGGAGGCCCTGACCACGTTCCGCTCGCTTGGGGCAGAGCGGGCCGCGATCGGACTGATCGACACGGTCACCCGGATCTCCAACCCGAACATCGCTGAGGCCGACAAGCTGAAGTTCACGGCCAGCCCGACCGATCTGACCTCGCTCGGGATCAAGTTTGGGAAGATGGTCGAGGCGATCTTCGCCGGGCAGTTCCCCGATTATGACGAAGGTCTCTTTCCACCCCCGGTCAGGGTGATGCTCAACTCGATCTCGACGCTGTTGATGTACCGGAAGCTCGAGGAGACCTACCAGTTCCTGCATATGCTGACGACCAGGGTGAAGAAGATGGAGGGACTTGGACTCTATACGCTCACCTCGACCTCCTTCGATGAGCGGACTATCTCGGTGATCACACAGTTGATGACTCATACGCTCGAAGTGAAACGGGAGGATGATACGATGTCGATGCGTATAGTTGGACGAGGAATCAGGCAGAGCGCCTGGATCCAGTACCGGTACCAGGATGAAGCGATCACCTTCCCAGGGGGGGACTGAATGCTCACCTTTGTGGGGCTTGGGCTCTATGACGCCGGCGACATCTCGGTGAAGGGGCTGGAGGCTGTCAGAGCAAGCGATGCGGTTTTTCTGGAGTATTACACCTCCCGGCTGATGGGGACGACGATCGAGGATCTGGTCAGGGCCTATGGGAAGGAGGTGATCGTCCTCGCCCGGGCCGATGTCGAGCAGCACCCCGAGCCGATCCTGGACGCCGCCGCAGCCGGCGACGTGGTGGTGCTGACCGGCGGGGATCCGATGGTCTCGACCACCCATATGGACCTCCGGCTTCGGGCCGCCGCCCGCGGGATCCCGACCGGGATCATCCATGGCGCCTCGATCCAGACCGCGGTCTGTGGGTTGACCGGGCTGCAGAACTACCGGTTCGGCAAGTCCTGCTCGGTCCCGTTCCCACAGAAGAACTGGTTCCCTCTGACCCCGTACGAGGTGGTCCGGCAGAACCTGGCTGCCGACCTCCACACGCTCGTCTACCTGGATATCCAGCAGGACCGGTACATGCGGGTCGGGGAGGCGATCGACCTGCTCGAGGAGATGGCTGTCCGGGTGGGCGGTTCCATCACCACCTATATCGGTGTCGCACGGGCGGGATCGGTCAGTCCGGTGGTTCGGGCGGGGACAGCCGATCATCTGCGCGGAATCGACTTCGGTGGGCCACTGCATGTGCTGATCGTGCCGGCCACCCTCCACCCGGTCGAGCAGGAGTACCTCGAGGTCTTCGCCGGGCTATCGGTATGAGGATCGCCGACGGGCTCGCTGCCCTTGGTGTCGGCCTCGAAGGGGCAGTTCCCTCCGCCCCTGAGAAGACCCCGCTCTGCTCTCTCGGTGGGGAGGTGATCGAGATGGCCCGGTCGTACAGGGAGGATGGTCTCTCCTTTTTTATACTGGGGGATCAGGTGAACGCCCTCGCCTCTGCTGCCTACGGGGCCGGCTGGCTGGACGCCGGCGGGACGCTCGGGCTGGTCAGGGGAGGAGGGCCGGTCGGGCTGCTGTTGATGGAGGGGCCGGTCGGCCCCGATCAACAGGAGCGGCTGGAGGAGAAGGCCGGGCGGTACATCCGGATGCTGGACGAGGCCCTCGGCTCGGTCGAGGTCGCCCCCGACCCCGGCTCTTCGCTCTTTCCGGTGGCGCACAGGATCGAAGCGGTCGCCACCCTCTTCTTTCGCGAGGCAATGCTCCGGCAGGGATCGTTTGAAGAGAGCCTGAGTTGCTCGAGTTACGGCTATGGCTGGCTGGACTGCGGGGCCCGGGGCGGCCTCTTCCGGGTGGTTGCGGCCAGACACCTCTTCACGCTCTGATCTGGGATACACTTCGAAAGGCCGGGATCACAGAGGGCTTATGCCCGTG is part of the Methanosphaerula palustris E1-9c genome and encodes:
- a CDS encoding undecaprenyl diphosphate synthase family protein translates to MIYWLYARHLARQITVLPEQICIMVDEKDLREAPDKLYDCVTWSVEMGIKGVIFHISTKDPSSMDPLLPAIRRISSIAALTLHCGVHEEQSGKGIAVTVAVGKSGREEITACIRAMAEEHIAPEAVDESVFERYLTFHYTPDLMIKTGGDHLTDFLIWQSVYSELFFSDVNWKFLRKVDFLRALRDYQSRVRRFGA
- the polX gene encoding DNA polymerase/3'-5' exonuclease PolX, yielding MGCTNRQAADTIRFISQLLEIRGEDPFRVRAFQRAAMAIEGLGEPVCSMAPEQVLAVPGIGPHTAAQIRELCAGEESSLLQDLQQSIPASVIALLELDQVGPKTVHRLWHELGISTIEDLEKAALAHQVSTLKGFGAKKEEELVKAIARHRRSTGRMTRVAAEAVLREVTALLVEGTYTIAGSYRRGRATIGDIDIVSTEAPAEVNSRLVSLADEVIDQGEKRTSIRVMGQRVDVRFCTPDQCGPMLLYLTGSKDFNIKLREIALSAGWRLNEYGVEERTTGAHRTAATEEEIFSMLGMDPVPPELREDRGEVEAAREHTLPTLVMADDLQGDLHVHSRWSDGSMTIAELATAGEERGYQYIICSDHSASLGIAHGLSAAEVRDQQHEIEMVNRTSSCQVLAGIEVDILSNGSLGLPDRTLQDLDLVVASIHSGFHQEEDQITRRIIGAIENEHVDIIGHPTGRVLGQRDPYAVDLHRVIEAAALHRTALEINASPFRLDMDDTAVREARDGGIVISLGSDAHARSELENMSYGLLMARRGWCRPADLLNTRDLSSVLEWAA
- a CDS encoding metal-dependent transcriptional regulator — its product is MERSCEEDLLEAVLCLGAGDGAALGPLASRLHLTPQRLLPLIDDAVRAGTLTRSEGLIGLTEEGREIAVRIDRRHRTLQCFLTEMLGMDPSSASDEACQIEHQISDETISRLGTYMARPGGNPECPRRCSSRKPAVRTLQSFDEGTVLRVSTIRQWGHYTRLLDLGILPGEEISIRRKLSNGAVVVRVKGCDIALSPEIATSISVERVT
- the feoB gene encoding ferrous iron transport protein B produces the protein MKAALIGNPGVGKSLIFMQLTGLGVEVGNMPGSSIELMSGTVCVDRDQKEWLDLVDMPGLYSLDGQGEKEVLVRRVLEEPEVDALIVVLDATRFERNLYLLLQIAEYRIPMIVVVNLTDEAIKEGVSIDTDALATLLGVPVIGAAAALGTGIDQIVPAVMKSAKVSTIEVPYDHQVEAALRSFQKTMGIGRRVGLQAMQGISPDPEMLEVTAMVVEEIENRHRMSVNQIIATNRHNYAHSLSGRVLSTGTHHRRFDLDRLLTRQFPGIPILVGVILSMLLIVFAIGARLEDLIVWGFTTYLMTPIQGLVLPPLVAQLAYSVVLALESGFGIAFPYIFTFYILLSILEDSGYMTRAAFLADRAMHRLGMHGEAIIPLVLGFGCNVPAVMGTRLLSSRRERVIAAFLITMVPCSARTVVISGIVAKFVGVLPALSIYLIVLVLILLTGVILSRVTPGPQYGMILEMTPLRRPKAGMVLRKSWLRIQEFLVIAMPLLLISSVILGLLGFYGVIAMFQQAAIPISEGLLGLPSYASTALLFGILRKEMAFETLTVLAGTADLITVMTKLQLYIFALVSTLFVPCISTIAVLNRELGAKVAGLITVYTVLLGLGIGALIHLLMA
- a CDS encoding RAD55 family ATPase — translated: MYTFQTGIPLIDEVAGGLPQGSNLLILGPPLTELARIGYLLACPRPGDYTLLVTTDDDYLEALTTFRSLGAERAAIGLIDTVTRISNPNIAEADKLKFTASPTDLTSLGIKFGKMVEAIFAGQFPDYDEGLFPPPVRVMLNSISTLLMYRKLEETYQFLHMLTTRVKKMEGLGLYTLTSTSFDERTISVITQLMTHTLEVKREDDTMSMRIVGRGIRQSAWIQYRYQDEAITFPGGD
- the dph5 gene encoding diphthine synthase, translating into MLTFVGLGLYDAGDISVKGLEAVRASDAVFLEYYTSRLMGTTIEDLVRAYGKEVIVLARADVEQHPEPILDAAAAGDVVVLTGGDPMVSTTHMDLRLRAAARGIPTGIIHGASIQTAVCGLTGLQNYRFGKSCSVPFPQKNWFPLTPYEVVRQNLAADLHTLVYLDIQQDRYMRVGEAIDLLEEMAVRVGGSITTYIGVARAGSVSPVVRAGTADHLRGIDFGGPLHVLIVPATLHPVEQEYLEVFAGLSV
- a CDS encoding DUF357 domain-containing protein; translation: MRIADGLAALGVGLEGAVPSAPEKTPLCSLGGEVIEMARSYREDGLSFFILGDQVNALASAAYGAGWLDAGGTLGLVRGGGPVGLLLMEGPVGPDQQERLEEKAGRYIRMLDEALGSVEVAPDPGSSLFPVAHRIEAVATLFFREAMLRQGSFEESLSCSSYGYGWLDCGARGGLFRVVAARHLFTL